One genomic region from Amycolatopsis sp. FBCC-B4732 encodes:
- a CDS encoding VWA domain-containing protein, whose translation MSAETDDRLRRWRLVLGGEGAGPGSGLADTRLSDEDSGVDQVLAALYDKPDEETAGGTRGANLGASAPRVARWLGDIRRYFPSTVVQVMQRDAFDRLGLTRMLLEKELLSAVEPDVHLVGTLLSLNGVLPEETKETAREVVRKVVQELEERLAERTRAAIKGALDKASRTHRPRPGDVDWARTIHANLKHYSPELRTIVPERLIGFGRRQQAVQRDVILAVDQSGSMAESVVYSGLFGAVLASMRALRTSFVAFDTEVADLTEHLADPVDVLFGTQLGGGTDINRAIAYCEGLVERPERTLLVLISDLYEGGNEDELLHRVGELVNAGVQVVTLLALSDSGAPSYDHENAAALAELGVPAFACTPDQFPELMAAAIRGDDLQGWVARETS comes from the coding sequence GTGAGCGCGGAAACCGACGACCGGCTGCGGCGCTGGCGGCTGGTCCTGGGCGGCGAGGGCGCCGGGCCCGGCTCCGGGCTGGCCGACACCCGGCTGTCCGATGAGGACAGTGGCGTCGACCAGGTGCTGGCCGCCCTCTACGACAAGCCGGACGAGGAAACCGCGGGCGGCACGCGCGGGGCGAACCTCGGCGCGTCGGCACCGCGGGTCGCGCGCTGGCTGGGCGACATCCGCCGCTACTTCCCCAGCACGGTGGTCCAGGTGATGCAGCGCGACGCCTTCGACCGGCTCGGGCTCACCCGGATGCTGCTGGAGAAGGAGCTGCTGTCGGCGGTCGAACCGGACGTGCACCTGGTCGGGACGCTGCTGTCGCTGAACGGCGTGCTGCCCGAGGAGACGAAGGAGACCGCGCGCGAGGTCGTCCGCAAGGTGGTCCAGGAGCTGGAGGAGCGGCTCGCCGAGCGCACCCGCGCGGCGATCAAGGGCGCGCTGGACAAGGCGTCGCGCACCCACCGGCCCCGCCCGGGCGACGTCGACTGGGCCCGCACGATCCACGCGAACCTCAAGCACTACTCCCCCGAGCTGCGCACGATCGTGCCGGAACGCCTGATCGGCTTCGGCCGGCGGCAGCAGGCCGTGCAGCGGGACGTGATCCTGGCCGTCGACCAGTCGGGCTCGATGGCGGAGTCGGTGGTGTACTCCGGGCTGTTCGGCGCGGTGCTGGCCTCGATGCGGGCGCTGCGGACGTCGTTCGTCGCGTTCGACACCGAGGTGGCGGACCTGACCGAGCACCTGGCCGACCCGGTCGACGTCCTGTTCGGCACCCAGCTGGGCGGCGGCACCGACATCAACCGCGCGATCGCCTACTGCGAGGGCCTGGTCGAGCGCCCGGAGCGCACGCTGCTGGTGCTGATCAGCGACCTCTACGAGGGCGGCAACGAGGACGAGCTGCTGCACCGCGTCGGCGAGCTGGTGAACGCCGGGGTCCAGGTGGTGACGCTGCTGGCCCTGTCCGACTCGGGCGCGCCGTCGTACGACCACGAGAACGCGGCGGCGCTGGCCGAGCTGGGCGTCCCGGCCTTCGCGTGCACCCCGGACCAGTTCCCGGAACTGATGGCCGCCGCCATCCGCGGCGATGACCTGCAAGGGTGGGTGGCGCGAGAGACCAGCTGA
- a CDS encoding polysaccharide lyase 8 family protein — protein MPVNRRNALRGGALVAASTVLLTRPAFASAVAAPSAGGVPAATAPIVAAYRQLQTGINRPSPERAEALANLGRVAKAYHASLSVAGGGAPLWTDLPLGPGSDYTTSMYARLRAIAVDWGTPGGALAGDPAVLDRIKAALELIHASQYNENVGEIGNWYTYEIGIPYYLLHTLSVVADQLTADELARYLAPVKRFVGNPNVRANNASVVETGANRADKALISIVAGAMLGDAAWIRTGLDALTDVAGGGAASVVAKLDRAAGDGFHVDGSFIQHDTIPYPGHYGIVLLTALAGAIHVTQGTEYALPQPLKDKIYALVADSFAPFVYAGALMEPVRGRMLSRQGETGHDIGHQLTVATLVLARTASGRTKTDLNALAAKWIKEGAYAPFLKIPDPERFAPGPDLVATPGIEFAQDMLASGARPARVTATHRIFGQQDRLVHVTEDWSASLGVSSARISRYEAINGQNLKGYHVGDGVLYTFLPNAKGHYTDAYWPTVDPLLLPGTTENDGPVDPAFGGVPVGPNRHTGGVRWDAHTGAYAFDFKSWDGSLVAKKSWFFTPAGILCLGAGITSTSNHAVRTTIENRNLGEGGRGVLLADGQRVPTDLGKASALRRPRWLHLEDVGGYVVLDGASVTALREDRTGAWRDIDTGANTKGTTTPNTRRYQKLVLEHGVRPAGATYAYAVLPGASMLGTLAASWAWRVRANTAAVQAVQTGDTLLANFFAAGSVDGVSASGPASVAVGRRQLAVSDPTQTQDSVTVTVHGKTVTVPLKGTFGATTVVRL, from the coding sequence ATGCCCGTGAACCGGAGAAACGCCCTGCGCGGCGGCGCCCTGGTGGCCGCTTCCACCGTGTTGCTCACCCGTCCTGCCTTCGCCTCGGCGGTGGCCGCTCCGTCCGCGGGCGGGGTGCCCGCCGCGACCGCGCCGATCGTGGCCGCCTACCGGCAGCTGCAGACCGGCATCAACCGGCCGTCGCCGGAACGCGCCGAGGCGCTGGCCAACCTGGGCCGCGTCGCCAAGGCCTACCACGCGAGCCTTTCCGTGGCCGGCGGTGGTGCTCCACTGTGGACGGACCTGCCGCTCGGCCCGGGCAGCGACTACACGACGTCGATGTACGCCCGGCTGCGCGCGATCGCCGTCGACTGGGGCACGCCCGGCGGCGCGCTGGCCGGCGACCCGGCGGTGCTCGACCGGATCAAGGCCGCGCTCGAGCTGATCCACGCCAGTCAGTACAACGAGAACGTCGGCGAGATCGGCAACTGGTACACCTACGAAATCGGCATCCCGTACTACCTGCTGCACACGCTTTCGGTCGTCGCCGACCAGCTCACCGCGGACGAGCTCGCCCGCTACCTCGCGCCGGTCAAGCGGTTCGTCGGGAACCCGAACGTGCGCGCGAACAACGCGTCCGTCGTCGAAACCGGGGCCAACCGCGCGGACAAGGCGCTGATCTCGATCGTGGCCGGCGCGATGCTCGGCGACGCGGCCTGGATCAGGACCGGCCTCGACGCGCTCACCGACGTCGCCGGCGGGGGCGCGGCGAGCGTCGTGGCGAAGCTGGACCGCGCGGCGGGCGACGGCTTCCACGTCGACGGCTCCTTCATCCAGCACGACACCATCCCGTACCCCGGGCACTACGGCATCGTGCTGCTCACCGCGCTCGCCGGCGCCATCCACGTCACGCAGGGCACCGAGTACGCGCTCCCGCAGCCGCTGAAGGACAAGATCTACGCACTGGTGGCGGACAGTTTCGCGCCGTTCGTCTACGCGGGCGCGCTGATGGAACCGGTGCGCGGGCGGATGCTGTCGCGGCAGGGCGAGACCGGCCACGACATCGGCCACCAGCTCACCGTCGCGACCCTCGTGCTGGCGCGGACGGCCTCCGGCAGGACGAAGACCGACCTGAACGCGCTCGCCGCGAAGTGGATCAAGGAAGGCGCGTACGCCCCGTTCCTGAAGATCCCGGACCCCGAGCGGTTCGCGCCCGGCCCGGACCTCGTGGCGACGCCGGGGATCGAGTTCGCGCAGGACATGCTGGCCTCGGGCGCGCGCCCGGCGCGGGTCACGGCCACGCACCGGATCTTCGGTCAGCAGGACCGCCTGGTGCACGTCACCGAGGACTGGTCGGCTTCCCTCGGCGTCAGCTCGGCGCGGATTTCCCGCTACGAAGCCATCAACGGGCAGAACCTCAAGGGCTACCACGTCGGCGACGGCGTGCTCTACACGTTCCTCCCGAACGCCAAGGGCCACTACACCGACGCCTACTGGCCGACGGTGGACCCGCTGCTGCTGCCCGGCACGACGGAGAACGACGGCCCGGTGGACCCGGCGTTCGGCGGCGTGCCGGTCGGGCCGAACCGGCACACCGGCGGCGTCCGCTGGGACGCGCACACCGGTGCCTACGCGTTCGACTTCAAGTCGTGGGACGGCTCGCTCGTCGCGAAGAAGTCGTGGTTCTTCACCCCGGCCGGGATCCTGTGCCTCGGCGCCGGCATCACGAGCACCTCGAACCACGCGGTGCGCACCACGATCGAGAACCGCAACCTCGGCGAGGGCGGGCGCGGGGTGCTGCTGGCGGACGGCCAGCGCGTTCCCACCGACCTCGGCAAAGCGTCGGCGTTGCGTCGTCCGCGCTGGCTGCACCTGGAAGACGTCGGCGGGTACGTGGTCCTGGACGGCGCTTCGGTGACGGCGTTGCGCGAGGACCGGACCGGCGCGTGGCGCGACATCGACACCGGCGCCAACACCAAGGGCACCACGACGCCGAACACGCGCCGCTACCAGAAGCTGGTCCTGGAGCACGGCGTGCGGCCCGCCGGCGCGACCTACGCGTACGCCGTGCTGCCGGGCGCGTCGATGCTCGGCACCCTGGCGGCGTCCTGGGCGTGGCGCGTGCGGGCCAACACCGCGGCGGTCCAGGCCGTCCAGACCGGGGACACGCTGCTGGCGAACTTCTTCGCGGCCGGCTCGGTCGACGGCGTCAGCGCGTCCGGGCCCGCGTCGGTGGCGGTCGGGCGGCGTCAGCTCGCGGTATCGGACCCGACCCAGACGCAGGACAGCGTCACGGTGACCGTGCACGGCAAGACCGTGACGGTGCCGCTGAAGGGCACGTTCGGCGCGACGACAGTCGTGCGGTTGTAG
- the rpmJ gene encoding 50S ribosomal protein L36: MKVRSSIRSLARQQGAQVIRRGNRVFVINKDNPRAKARQG; the protein is encoded by the coding sequence ATGAAGGTCCGCAGCTCGATCCGCTCGCTGGCCCGCCAGCAGGGCGCCCAGGTCATCCGCCGCGGCAACCGGGTGTTCGTGATCAACAAGGACAACCCGCGCGCCAAGGCGCGTCAGGGTTGA